The Silvanigrella paludirubra genome includes a window with the following:
- a CDS encoding DUF5522 domain-containing protein, whose translation MSVEKIQEGIDFYFNDKGLMVFTKEYHLKRGYCCKSGCLNCPYGFIKENKNCDLVKEKEVKSNKY comes from the coding sequence ATGAGTGTTGAAAAAATACAAGAAGGAATAGATTTTTATTTTAACGATAAGGGACTTATGGTATTTACTAAGGAATACCATTTAAAAAGAGGATATTGTTGTAAAAGTGGATGTTTAAATTGTCCTTATGGATTTATAAAAGAAAATAAAAATTGTGACTTAGTAAAGGAAAAAGAAGTCAAAAGTAATAAATATTGA
- the cydB gene encoding cytochrome d ubiquinol oxidase subunit II translates to MDLNIFWFVTLGILLAGYAVLDGFDLGVGILHPLAKTDHEKRLFLNSIGPFWDGNEVWLVTFGGALFAAFPDAYATAFSGFYLPFMLLLCALIFRAVSIEFRSKHDSPIWRAAWDWSFFGASVLATFLFGVAVGNCLNGILVGADKEYAGTVLDLLNPYSIAIGILAVATFAMHGSIFLYLKLEGELKERVHRWIWHTFGCFIICYILATIYTLVSVPRSIHNFENHPWLWGIVILNVLAIANIPRAVFLGRPGYAFLSSSLTLIAFTALFGAALFPNLITSNILPEYSLTIYNSASSEKTLNIMRIIAFCGMPFVISYTAIIYWVFRGKVKLGKFSY, encoded by the coding sequence ATGGACTTAAATATATTTTGGTTTGTTACTTTAGGAATACTTCTTGCAGGATATGCTGTTTTAGATGGATTTGATTTAGGTGTGGGAATTTTGCATCCTCTTGCAAAAACAGATCATGAAAAACGATTATTTTTAAATTCAATTGGGCCTTTTTGGGATGGAAATGAAGTGTGGTTAGTTACATTTGGAGGCGCGCTTTTTGCTGCTTTTCCAGATGCCTATGCAACTGCTTTTTCGGGTTTTTATTTACCCTTTATGTTACTTTTATGTGCTCTTATTTTTAGAGCCGTTTCTATAGAATTTAGAAGTAAACATGACTCTCCTATTTGGAGAGCTGCCTGGGATTGGAGTTTCTTTGGAGCGAGTGTTTTAGCAACTTTTTTATTTGGAGTTGCTGTTGGTAATTGTTTAAATGGAATTCTTGTAGGTGCTGATAAAGAATATGCTGGTACTGTTTTAGATCTTTTAAATCCTTACTCTATAGCGATTGGAATTTTAGCTGTTGCTACTTTTGCAATGCATGGTTCTATTTTTCTTTATCTTAAATTAGAAGGGGAATTAAAAGAGAGAGTGCATAGATGGATTTGGCATACTTTTGGTTGTTTTATTATTTGCTACATTTTAGCAACCATTTATACTCTTGTTTCAGTACCTAGATCGATTCATAATTTTGAAAATCATCCTTGGCTTTGGGGTATTGTTATTTTGAATGTATTAGCAATTGCAAATATTCCCAGAGCTGTTTTTTTAGGAAGACCAGGTTATGCATTTCTTTCATCCTCTTTAACTTTAATTGCTTTTACAGCATTATTTGGTGCAGCATTATTTCCAAATTTAATTACTTCAAATATTTTACCAGAATATAGTTTAACAATTTATAATTCGGCTTCCTCAGAAAAAACATTGAATATTATGAGAATTATTGCTTTTTGCGGAATGCCTTTTGTTATTTCATATACTGCAATAATATATTGGGTATTCAGAGGAAAAGTTAAATTAGGTAAGTTTAGTTATTAA
- a CDS encoding cytochrome ubiquinol oxidase subunit I: MSELLSTEILARLQFAITIMFHYLFPPLSIGLGLILVITEGIYLKTKNPIYEKITKFWVKIFAANFAMGVATGLVMEFQFGTNWATYSRFVGDIFGSALAAEGIFAFFLESGFLAILVFGWDRVTPKVHFFSTLMVCLGSMFSAVWIIIANAWMQTPAGYHIVGEGMHAKAIIDDFWAMVFNPSSMRMLLHAIIGCWLMGAFFVMSISAWYILKKQHLEVAKKSFTIGLVLAFISSIAAASSGHLLAERVAETQPAKMAAMEGHFITGTGGAPLYLFGIPNSEKQTVEYGIKIPGGLSFLLHWNFTTPVKGLDQFKPEDRPPVGITFQMYHIMVTLGMYMLFITSVSLILLKRKKLFESKLMMKIYCFSVIVPVIANQAGWIATETGRQPWIVYGLMRTPEGLSKSVKANEILASIIMFTLIYILLFLVWVFVIHNKVKHGPDEIFPNKKRKFIEENNV; this comes from the coding sequence ATGTCAGAGCTTCTATCAACCGAAATTCTTGCACGATTGCAATTTGCAATTACGATTATGTTTCATTATTTATTTCCTCCCTTATCTATTGGTTTAGGATTAATTCTTGTAATTACAGAAGGAATTTATCTTAAAACAAAAAATCCAATTTATGAAAAAATAACAAAATTTTGGGTTAAAATTTTTGCGGCGAATTTTGCAATGGGAGTTGCAACTGGATTAGTTATGGAGTTTCAATTTGGTACAAATTGGGCGACTTATTCACGTTTTGTTGGAGATATTTTTGGATCCGCATTAGCGGCTGAAGGTATTTTCGCATTTTTTCTTGAATCTGGATTTTTAGCAATACTTGTTTTTGGCTGGGATCGAGTAACACCTAAAGTTCATTTTTTCTCAACATTAATGGTTTGTTTAGGTTCTATGTTTTCTGCAGTTTGGATTATTATTGCCAATGCTTGGATGCAAACACCAGCTGGGTATCATATTGTTGGCGAAGGAATGCATGCAAAAGCGATAATAGATGATTTTTGGGCAATGGTTTTTAATCCATCAAGTATGAGAATGCTTCTTCATGCCATAATTGGTTGTTGGTTGATGGGTGCTTTTTTTGTAATGAGCATTAGTGCTTGGTATATATTAAAGAAACAACATTTAGAAGTAGCTAAAAAATCTTTTACTATAGGACTTGTTTTAGCATTTATCTCTTCTATTGCAGCAGCAAGTTCTGGACATTTATTAGCAGAAAGAGTTGCGGAAACACAACCTGCAAAAATGGCGGCTATGGAAGGTCATTTTATTACAGGGACAGGCGGAGCCCCCTTATATTTATTTGGAATTCCTAACTCTGAAAAACAAACTGTCGAATATGGAATTAAAATTCCAGGAGGTTTGAGCTTTTTATTGCACTGGAATTTTACAACTCCCGTTAAAGGTCTTGATCAATTTAAACCAGAAGACCGACCACCAGTTGGGATTACATTTCAAATGTATCATATTATGGTTACTTTAGGCATGTATATGCTATTCATTACAAGTGTTTCTTTAATACTTTTAAAACGGAAAAAATTATTTGAATCAAAACTTATGATGAAAATTTATTGTTTTTCCGTTATTGTTCCTGTGATTGCAAATCAAGCGGGATGGATTGCTACGGAAACAGGGAGGCAACCATGGATAGTTTATGGATTAATGAGAACTCCTGAAGGACTATCTAAATCTGTTAAAGCAAATGAAATTTTAGCTTCTATAATAATGTTTACTTTAATTTATATATTACTTTTTTTGGTTTGGGTTTTTGTAATTCACAATAAAGTGAAACATGGACCTGATGAAATTTTTCCTAATAAAAAAAGAAAATTTATTGAAGAAAATAATGTCTAG
- the aspS gene encoding aspartate--tRNA ligase, with protein MQTLRSHNCSELNMNHINQNVTLMGWVHSKRDLGGLIFIDVRDHFGITQVVIHPDSPFFSEASSVRQESVIQVKGNVVKREGAINSKISTGEIEVIASHFMIESPSEILPFPVAHNPKQESEDTRLTYRFLDLRTEKMHRNILFRCNVIRYIREKMNSLGFNEFSTPILTSSSPEGARDFLVPSRLHPGHFYALPQAPQQFKQLLMCSGFDKYFQIAPCFRDEDPRADRAPGEFYQLDVEMSFATQDDVFNIIEELMIGLFENKQFSNRKILPLSHYDTKYIQNNLRKFPCIPWHDAMDKYGIDKPDLRYSLEMQNVEETLEHTQFAIFKSVIEKKGIIRAIVIPNAASQSRKFFDEADAYAKEIGLGGLPWLAVKDGEWKGSIAKQLSESEKKALGNQLKFENSDAVVFIVGNEKLKTQTAGGKIRNYFADKLNLKDPNVWAFAWIVDFPMYEFNEDDQKIDFSHNPFSMPQGGMESLKNKNPLDILAHQYDLVCNGIELSSGAIRNHRRDVMKKAFEIAGYSESDVENKFGALWNAFAFGAPPHGGIAPGIDRMVMLLLNEPNIREVIAFPLNQKAMDLLMKAPSMVSGNQLKEIHIQTKTL; from the coding sequence ATGCAGACTCTCCGTTCTCATAATTGCTCAGAACTTAATATGAATCATATCAATCAAAATGTTACATTGATGGGCTGGGTTCATTCTAAACGAGATTTGGGAGGACTCATTTTCATCGATGTTCGAGATCACTTTGGAATTACACAGGTTGTTATTCATCCAGACTCCCCTTTTTTTTCAGAAGCTAGTTCAGTCAGACAAGAGTCTGTCATTCAGGTAAAAGGTAATGTTGTTAAACGTGAAGGCGCTATCAACTCTAAAATTTCAACTGGTGAAATAGAAGTTATTGCCTCTCATTTTATGATTGAATCTCCCTCTGAAATTCTTCCTTTTCCTGTAGCACACAATCCAAAACAAGAGAGTGAAGATACACGGTTAACATACCGTTTTTTAGATCTACGCACTGAAAAAATGCACCGTAACATTTTATTCCGTTGTAACGTTATTCGTTACATTAGAGAAAAAATGAATTCTCTCGGTTTCAACGAATTTAGTACTCCTATTTTAACAAGCAGCTCTCCTGAAGGAGCACGCGACTTTTTAGTTCCTAGCAGACTTCATCCAGGACATTTTTATGCACTTCCGCAAGCACCACAACAATTTAAACAGTTATTAATGTGCTCAGGATTTGATAAATATTTTCAAATTGCACCTTGTTTTAGAGATGAAGACCCTCGCGCCGATAGAGCTCCAGGAGAATTTTATCAATTAGATGTCGAAATGAGTTTTGCAACTCAGGATGATGTTTTTAATATAATTGAAGAACTTATGATTGGATTATTTGAAAATAAACAATTTTCAAACCGCAAAATACTTCCTTTATCACATTATGACACTAAATATATTCAAAATAATTTGCGTAAATTCCCATGTATTCCTTGGCATGATGCTATGGATAAATATGGTATTGATAAACCAGATCTTCGTTATTCATTAGAAATGCAAAATGTAGAAGAAACTTTAGAACATACTCAATTTGCAATTTTTAAATCTGTAATTGAGAAAAAAGGAATTATTAGAGCAATTGTAATTCCTAACGCGGCTTCACAAAGTCGTAAGTTTTTTGATGAAGCAGACGCATATGCAAAAGAAATTGGCTTAGGAGGCCTTCCTTGGCTTGCGGTAAAAGATGGTGAATGGAAGGGCTCTATTGCAAAACAACTTAGTGAATCAGAAAAAAAGGCGCTTGGAAATCAACTAAAATTTGAAAATTCAGACGCTGTGGTTTTCATCGTTGGAAATGAAAAATTAAAAACACAAACAGCGGGTGGAAAAATAAGAAACTATTTTGCTGACAAGCTAAATTTAAAAGATCCAAATGTCTGGGCATTTGCTTGGATAGTAGATTTCCCAATGTATGAATTTAATGAAGATGATCAAAAAATTGATTTTTCCCATAACCCATTTTCTATGCCACAAGGTGGAATGGAAAGTCTGAAAAATAAAAATCCATTAGATATTTTAGCGCATCAATATGATTTAGTTTGTAACGGCATTGAGCTTTCCTCAGGAGCCATTCGAAACCATCGTCGTGATGTTATGAAAAAAGCTTTTGAAATTGCCGGCTATTCCGAATCTGATGTAGAAAATAAATTTGGCGCTTTATGGAATGCTTTTGCCTTTGGAGCTCCACCTCATGGAGGCATTGCTCCTGGAATCGATCGAATGGTCATGTTATTACTTAATGAGCCAAATATTCGTGAAGTCATCGCATTTCCTTTAAATCAAAAGGCGATGGATTTATTAATGAAAGCGCCAAGCATGGTTTCGGGAAATCAATTAAAAGAAATTCATATTCAAACGAAAACTTTATAG
- the rimM gene encoding ribosome maturation factor RimM (Essential for efficient processing of 16S rRNA): MTKKFELVDEEKLRDKGFIQFAQVGRPHGLKGAFFLKTEDKRTEWDGYKKLLVETPNGFIEKKVLKTYLSGNALAIVLDGFINRNDIEPLYNKKIFVHKDEIQLNNDEYIVGNLIGFKVYAEEKGCIGVVKGVSSFGAQDNLEIYMNDSKKTFLFPFIETFVKKVSDAEERIDIVYVPEFLEDDNS; this comes from the coding sequence ATGACAAAAAAATTTGAATTAGTAGACGAAGAAAAGCTCCGAGATAAAGGTTTTATCCAGTTCGCTCAAGTAGGTCGCCCTCACGGTTTGAAGGGCGCATTTTTTTTGAAAACAGAAGATAAGCGAACAGAATGGGATGGTTATAAAAAACTATTAGTTGAAACCCCAAACGGTTTTATAGAAAAAAAAGTTTTAAAGACTTATTTAAGTGGGAATGCTCTTGCCATTGTACTTGATGGGTTCATAAACCGAAATGATATTGAACCACTATATAATAAAAAAATCTTTGTCCACAAAGATGAAATTCAACTAAATAACGATGAATACATTGTTGGTAATTTAATTGGATTTAAGGTCTATGCTGAAGAAAAAGGTTGCATAGGTGTTGTTAAGGGGGTTAGTTCTTTTGGTGCACAAGACAATCTTGAAATTTATATGAATGATTCCAAAAAAACTTTCTTATTTCCTTTTATTGAAACCTTTGTTAAAAAAGTAAGCGATGCTGAAGAAAGAATAGACATTGTTTATGTCCCCGAGTTTTTAGAGGATGATAATTCGTGA
- the trmD gene encoding tRNA (guanosine(37)-N1)-methyltransferase TrmD — protein MITGLRFSALTLFPEMFETIKKEGVIARAIKNNLIQLDTIFLRDFADNSRKNVDNHPIGGGDGMVLRADIAEKAILSVANENSFIVNLTPSGKVFNSKIAKKLSQKKHLILLCGRYAGFDQRLIEKYAHINLSIGDFVLSGGELPSLCLIDSISRFVPGVLGNQESALNDSFEDGLLEAPQYTHPEDFHGQEIPKVLFSGDHKKISAFKRKEQLILTAQNRPDLILSMWENLSRQEKSIIEKIWKSG, from the coding sequence GTGATTACGGGTCTTCGCTTTTCCGCTCTTACCCTTTTTCCTGAAATGTTTGAAACAATTAAAAAAGAAGGGGTTATAGCGAGAGCAATAAAAAATAATTTAATACAATTAGATACGATATTTCTTAGAGACTTTGCAGATAATTCTCGAAAAAATGTTGATAATCACCCTATTGGTGGTGGTGATGGCATGGTTCTTCGTGCCGACATTGCAGAAAAAGCAATTTTATCTGTTGCAAATGAAAATTCATTTATTGTGAATTTAACACCATCAGGTAAAGTATTTAATTCAAAAATCGCTAAAAAATTATCTCAAAAAAAACATTTAATCCTTCTTTGTGGCCGATATGCGGGCTTTGATCAAAGACTAATTGAGAAATACGCCCACATAAATTTAAGTATTGGTGATTTTGTTTTATCTGGAGGTGAGCTTCCTTCTTTGTGCTTAATAGACTCCATTTCTAGATTTGTTCCAGGAGTTCTTGGCAACCAAGAAAGTGCATTAAATGATAGCTTTGAAGATGGACTTCTTGAGGCGCCCCAATACACTCATCCCGAAGATTTTCACGGCCAAGAAATTCCAAAAGTATTATTTTCTGGGGATCATAAAAAAATAAGTGCATTCAAAAGAAAAGAACAACTTATTCTAACAGCACAAAACCGCCCTGATCTCATATTATCAATGTGGGAAAACCTAAGCCGCCAAGAAAAATCAATTATCGAAAAAATTTGGAAAAGCGGATAA
- a CDS encoding NAD-glutamate dehydrogenase domain-containing protein, whose amino-acid sequence MTLPKIHSQKWLSEVELLDSEIEPSDSLKPANIEKFFAGITDSKACSNASSGILNDISKELETTVPWFLSQMPPLYLWSTSQKAIMDDILEIVSGKVLSEKQIAERVCASTQTVTFIAAGEHSTASVRIAPVLSRHHAKVARLFNSLDKKIGLCEIYQAPYNTEKAWEEKTSQAKLASLRKLLSNKSSYMVDSFVQSLDKDYVEVATTKQMAIAFEAVNYCIENENSYVNLTTIVDEQTKDTRVRVDICLKHFPVNAAMENIIGIFNRYNFQVRRLLANEILMTNNQKFTVLHLISASPTGEIITDNMKAWGKVLKSLKTLSYVDHGDEFSNLLLGDSPFSLNETNLVRALANWVHIFLTKQNPYYYSTDRVSKVIANNFNYMEYCIRYFRARFDPRFEGDRKKEASFNYEQIQMLYTEMNDVVEKNILKEGLNFLSHILKTNYFLISKGGLTFRIDPSILDKQFYPETPFGIFYMIGRNFRAFQVRYRDISRGGMRVVMPRNSGDYENALAGIFDEVNGLASAQQLKNKDIPEGGSKCVMVVRPGADKNEAVKAAISGLLDLIVTDPKTGALADGIIDYYDKDEIIYLGPDENLTDDLIVWIIQHALHRKYKYAYAFMSSKPDFGINHKTYGVTSEGVNVYVDNVLKYLGLQNSNFRVKMTGGPDGDVAGNELNILYREYGERCRVVAIGDGFGAAYDPKGLNWGELIRLFKESKSIVEFNPNKLSGDSKAYVISANSKENIKTRDNLYATAEAEIFIPAGGRPYTVKESNWDKYLLPNGRPSSLAIVEGANIFFTKEARQKIVDSGVVVIKDSSANKAGVSCSSYEIIACLTILPEEFSEIKDIYVKQVLDIIRRNADQEAKLLFREWLKNKNETDLVKLSYEISAEINQAKDILLDKLNDLSDEDLSASKYTFVLLKHCPSILVEKYKDRILNRLPRAHKIAILSAHMASHVIYREGLNWLESMHQDQIFKVALDYIEAERNIEKMIAELKTSGLSFKDEIVDVLRAAGAKHLASSRM is encoded by the coding sequence ATGACCTTGCCAAAAATTCATAGTCAAAAGTGGTTAAGTGAAGTTGAATTGCTTGATTCTGAAATAGAGCCTTCTGACTCTTTAAAACCAGCAAACATAGAGAAATTTTTTGCTGGAATAACGGATTCAAAAGCCTGTTCAAATGCTTCAAGCGGTATTTTAAATGATATATCCAAAGAACTTGAAACCACTGTTCCATGGTTTTTATCTCAAATGCCGCCCCTCTATTTATGGTCGACTTCACAAAAAGCGATCATGGACGACATTTTAGAAATCGTTTCTGGCAAGGTTCTTAGCGAAAAACAAATTGCTGAGAGGGTATGTGCCTCCACTCAAACTGTTACTTTTATTGCAGCGGGTGAGCACTCAACAGCATCTGTTAGAATTGCCCCTGTTTTATCGCGTCATCATGCAAAAGTAGCACGTTTATTTAATTCATTAGATAAAAAAATTGGACTCTGTGAAATTTATCAAGCTCCCTATAATACAGAAAAAGCATGGGAAGAAAAAACTTCTCAAGCAAAATTAGCTTCGCTTAGAAAGCTTCTGTCCAATAAATCTTCCTATATGGTAGATTCCTTTGTTCAATCGCTTGATAAAGACTATGTTGAAGTCGCTACTACAAAACAAATGGCAATTGCCTTTGAAGCTGTAAATTATTGCATTGAAAATGAAAATTCTTATGTAAATTTAACAACCATAGTCGACGAGCAAACAAAAGATACACGCGTTAGAGTTGATATCTGTCTTAAGCACTTTCCAGTTAATGCTGCGATGGAAAATATAATTGGAATTTTCAACCGCTATAATTTTCAAGTAAGAAGACTATTAGCTAACGAAATATTAATGACCAATAATCAAAAATTTACTGTTTTACATCTTATTTCGGCAAGTCCAACGGGCGAAATTATTACCGATAACATGAAAGCTTGGGGCAAGGTTCTTAAGAGTTTAAAAACTTTATCCTATGTTGATCATGGCGATGAATTTTCAAATTTATTGCTTGGGGATAGCCCATTTAGTTTGAATGAAACGAACTTAGTAAGAGCCTTAGCAAATTGGGTTCATATTTTTCTAACTAAACAAAATCCATATTATTATTCAACGGATCGTGTATCTAAAGTAATAGCAAATAATTTTAATTATATGGAATATTGTATCCGCTATTTTAGAGCAAGATTTGATCCTAGATTTGAAGGCGATCGTAAAAAAGAAGCAAGCTTTAATTACGAACAAATACAAATGTTATATACAGAAATGAATGATGTTGTTGAAAAAAATATTTTAAAAGAGGGATTAAACTTTCTTTCTCATATTTTAAAAACAAATTATTTTTTAATTTCTAAGGGAGGGTTAACTTTTAGAATTGATCCTTCTATTTTGGATAAACAATTTTATCCAGAAACTCCTTTCGGAATTTTTTATATGATTGGGCGTAACTTTAGAGCGTTCCAAGTTAGATATCGCGATATTTCTAGGGGAGGCATGAGAGTTGTTATGCCTCGAAATTCTGGTGATTATGAAAATGCTCTTGCCGGCATTTTTGATGAAGTAAATGGTCTTGCATCTGCCCAACAATTAAAAAATAAAGATATTCCTGAGGGCGGTAGTAAATGCGTTATGGTTGTGCGCCCAGGTGCAGATAAAAATGAAGCTGTAAAAGCGGCTATTTCTGGTTTGCTTGATCTTATTGTAACGGATCCCAAAACAGGTGCTTTAGCCGATGGAATTATAGATTATTACGACAAAGATGAAATTATTTATTTAGGGCCAGATGAAAATCTTACAGATGATTTAATTGTTTGGATTATTCAACACGCTCTTCATAGAAAATACAAATACGCTTATGCTTTTATGTCTTCTAAGCCTGATTTTGGGATCAATCATAAAACATACGGTGTTACCTCAGAGGGCGTAAACGTTTATGTAGACAACGTTTTAAAATATTTAGGATTACAAAATTCTAATTTCCGAGTAAAAATGACAGGTGGTCCAGATGGGGACGTTGCTGGAAATGAATTAAATATTCTTTATCGTGAATATGGAGAACGCTGTCGTGTTGTTGCCATTGGAGACGGATTTGGTGCTGCCTATGATCCTAAAGGATTAAATTGGGGTGAACTTATTCGATTATTTAAAGAATCTAAATCTATTGTTGAATTTAATCCAAATAAATTAAGCGGTGATAGTAAGGCTTATGTTATTTCTGCAAATTCAAAAGAAAATATTAAAACAAGAGATAATCTATACGCAACGGCAGAAGCTGAAATTTTTATTCCAGCAGGTGGTCGTCCTTATACAGTAAAAGAAAGTAACTGGGATAAATACTTGTTACCTAATGGAAGACCAAGTTCATTAGCTATTGTAGAAGGCGCAAATATCTTTTTTACAAAAGAAGCTCGTCAAAAAATAGTAGATAGTGGTGTTGTTGTTATTAAAGATAGTTCTGCAAATAAAGCAGGGGTAAGTTGTTCTTCTTATGAAATTATTGCTTGTCTAACAATTTTACCTGAAGAGTTTTCAGAAATTAAAGATATTTATGTTAAACAAGTTTTAGATATAATCCGCAGAAATGCAGATCAAGAAGCTAAACTATTATTCCGTGAATGGCTTAAAAATAAAAATGAAACGGATCTTGTTAAATTAAGTTATGAAATTTCTGCTGAAATTAATCAAGCTAAAGATATTTTATTAGATAAGTTAAACGATCTTTCTGACGAAGATCTTTCTGCTAGTAAATATACTTTTGTATTATTAAAGCACTGTCCATCTATTTTGGTTGAAAAATATAAAGACCGTATTTTAAATAGACTTCCAAGGGCGCATAAAATTGCAATTTTAAGTGCTCATATGGCAAGTCACGTTATTTATCGTGAAGGATTAAATTGGCTTGAATCCATGCATCAAGATCAAATATTCAAGGTTGCTCTTGATTATATTGAAGCAGAACGTAACATTGAAAAAATGATTGCCGAACTTAAAACAAGCGGTCTTTCTTTCAAAGATGAGATTGTTGACGTTTTAAGAGCTGCAGGTGCAAAACACCTTGCATCTAGTCGAATGTAA
- a CDS encoding substrate-binding periplasmic protein yields MIFHFKRLDLNRNKNVKVLPVTLLITFLLFIIQLNTHASTNRTTLLTPPSPGEFYYEVAQEIFKITGANVKTQIESYPSIYKKMNSTTPESKEIYATIAVLNENNIKKYHNILNIISIETSFYTLKDSKKNSKTVDEVKNLKGICVWLDSVLNKYLINQGFHNLIPVPTLNQCVNMLYTGKVDALYSSEAPLIKSAKTLDLDVTKLKKGYTPMRVTFFLALTKNASKEYVKKLTNSGKQFKSSGRYDEILDKYRKDLFLPQ; encoded by the coding sequence GTGATTTTTCATTTTAAGAGGCTCGATTTAAATCGCAATAAAAATGTAAAAGTATTGCCTGTTACTTTGTTAATAACATTTTTATTATTTATTATACAATTAAATACTCATGCTTCTACAAATCGAACAACACTTTTAACCCCTCCTTCTCCTGGTGAATTTTATTATGAAGTAGCACAAGAAATATTTAAAATAACGGGCGCAAATGTTAAAACTCAAATAGAGTCTTATCCTAGTATTTATAAAAAAATGAATTCTACAACTCCAGAATCTAAAGAAATATATGCAACCATCGCTGTATTAAATGAAAATAATATTAAAAAATATCATAATATATTAAATATTATTAGTATTGAAACTTCTTTTTATACCTTAAAAGATAGCAAAAAAAACTCAAAAACGGTTGATGAAGTTAAAAATTTAAAAGGAATTTGCGTATGGTTAGATTCCGTTTTAAATAAATATTTAATAAATCAAGGCTTTCATAATTTAATACCTGTGCCTACATTAAATCAATGTGTTAATATGCTATATACTGGTAAAGTAGATGCCCTTTATTCGTCTGAAGCACCATTAATTAAATCGGCAAAAACACTTGATCTAGATGTAACAAAATTAAAAAAAGGATATACGCCAATGAGAGTTACCTTTTTTCTTGCATTAACAAAAAACGCATCCAAAGAATATGTTAAAAAATTAACAAACTCTGGAAAACAATTTAAATCCTCTGGCAGATATGATGAAATTTTAGATAAATATAGAAAAGATCTTTTTTTACCGCAATAA
- a CDS encoding NUDIX domain-containing protein: MLSPYIKLKDNCVLCSKLKNSQNDPDFLFDGGHNLYVYKSPFAEKWPGAFMVIFKRHIYEQSEIRPSDLPDTLHSLVCFEKAIRKVTNCKRINLVKFANVAHHLHWHIIPRYQNENFSENCSWELQDKTKEELYKRIDKDFFNKDNPIYNKLIQESLFEIKNRSSPYFGCALFLRPVDLNLRSQYSKYTPDEIIRMARENPNQWECLLMKRNYYDYAWDFIGGNCEINEYPEFGMMREVLEEVGWKIEKYKEVTRQWKMGAIKGFVYLAIPENIQFLEEEPPRIHCEEVQTVKYFNLIQVLNDSLFPDSVRGRISAFLNNKPDFGSIDA; this comes from the coding sequence ATGCTCTCACCTTACATAAAACTTAAAGATAACTGTGTGTTATGTTCAAAATTAAAGAACTCTCAAAATGATCCTGATTTTCTTTTTGACGGAGGACACAACTTATACGTCTATAAAAGTCCATTTGCGGAAAAATGGCCAGGTGCTTTTATGGTTATTTTTAAAAGACATATTTATGAACAATCAGAAATAAGACCATCTGATTTACCAGATACTTTACATTCTTTAGTTTGTTTTGAAAAAGCAATTCGAAAAGTAACAAATTGTAAACGTATTAATTTAGTCAAATTTGCAAATGTAGCTCATCATTTGCATTGGCATATTATTCCTCGATATCAAAATGAAAATTTTTCAGAAAATTGCTCTTGGGAATTACAAGATAAAACAAAAGAAGAATTATATAAAAGAATAGATAAAGATTTCTTTAATAAAGATAATCCAATTTATAATAAATTAATTCAGGAATCTTTATTTGAAATTAAAAATAGAAGTTCCCCCTATTTTGGATGCGCTCTTTTTTTAAGACCTGTAGATTTAAATTTAAGAAGTCAATATTCAAAATACACTCCAGATGAAATAATTAGAATGGCTCGAGAAAATCCTAATCAATGGGAATGTCTTTTGATGAAAAGAAATTATTATGATTATGCTTGGGACTTTATTGGTGGAAATTGTGAAATCAATGAATATCCAGAATTTGGAATGATGAGAGAAGTATTAGAAGAAGTTGGTTGGAAAATTGAGAAATATAAAGAAGTAACAAGGCAATGGAAAATGGGTGCGATTAAAGGCTTTGTTTATTTAGCTATTCCAGAAAACATACAATTTCTTGAAGAAGAACCTCCTCGTATTCATTGTGAAGAGGTTCAAACAGTAAAATATTTTAATTTAATTCAAGTATTAAATGATTCTTTATTTCCGGATAGTGTGAGAGGAAGAATTTCTGCTTTCTTGAATAATAAACCTGACTTTGGAAGTATAGATGCTTAA